The sequence below is a genomic window from Oreochromis niloticus isolate F11D_XX linkage group LG3, O_niloticus_UMD_NMBU, whole genome shotgun sequence.
AAAACAGGGTTTGACAAAGTCATTCTAACCAAACCCACACTTAGGAATCATTTCCTGTTCTTCCGATCTCCAGCTGCCCCCTATTACCTAAGCACATTCTATTCTTCTAATTGTTGTTTTATTCTACTCACAATATACACAGAAACCTAAGAGTAGATGTAAGTGACTTTGCAAAATGTCCCGAATTCAGGAGCAGTGCTGAACATGTTGCTAACAGCTCCACATTTTCCTCCATCTGTATCAAAGAAGTCCacctgtccctctcctcctGTTGTGGTGATTTCCTATTGTTTGACAAGGTTTGTGATCTTGCCAAGTGTCATGAACCACATGTTGTCTTTTTCCATGAGCTTAGAAACTGCTTTAATTATTGAGTGAACCATGATGCATGTCTACATTCATAGTTATGAAGCTAATAATAAGTAATATCCTATTTATTGTAAATTATTGTGTACTATTATTGTGTactattgtgtactccacacacatggagagatgccaaactgcctttcactgttcttctaacagtgacaataaaaagctattctattctattctattctattctattctaattagTAAGATGAGCAATGAGGTTGAAAAAGGAACGAGCCTTAACCACACAGCAGGAAAGACTGAGAGCTTTCTTGAAGGTGGACTTCAATCTCTTACAGTTAGAGATGACATGAGTGactgtacattttaaaataaatcaaagtgcATAAGTTATATTTCCCAGTAGACAAGTTCATAAACAACAGTAACAGCAAGAAGGATGTTTGCTCAGAGAGAAGTGTTTGGCTCTTAAAAGAGTCAGGACAATCTGATGAAGATGTAGAAATCCTTGGAGTGAAACTCGGactctgtgctgttgttgttggtggtgtttgtgttgttttagttGTTGCTTGTGGTGTCGAAGTAGGTGGATTTGAACCTGTGAACAATACACAAATTAAAAAGAATCAGTAGTGACACttgaaaatacaaacatttatcaaacacaaaatgcagcatTAACATAATAATGAAATCTTTAAAGGAGACCAGAAAGCCATGTCCAGACTCAGTTTTATCAAATCAGGTGATCTCAGCATCAATCCACGTCACCTGATGAACTCAGACTCTTCAAAAACGTAAAGTGGAAAATTTGAGTGCACACTGAAAACGTGAGTTTGGATGTTGGTATCACAGATAGTTGTTCTGCACATGATTATgttgttttccttaaaaaatattacattCTGCAGTGTCTTCTACATTAAATATACAAGTAGCAATCAACCGTAGCTTAACTATTAAAAATTTCAAATTCTGTTCAGAATATAACACCATCATGCTTTTAGGCTAGAATTGATAatgttgtgattttttaaatttctgttgGATTGATCATTTTTTCAAGCCACATTTGAGACACTTGCAAAGCAGGTTTTGTCTGTCAGTTGAACACAATGCCATAACACATGAGCACAGAGCAcatagccccccccccccaaaaaaaactaaaaaaacaaaacaaaaacaaaaacagaaaatcaagATTTAACATAAGGATTTTTCTGCACTTTTGCCAAAAGTTCATTCATACAATAATGAGTCACACATCTCCTGCTTAGGATGTCCTGCAGAATACAGGCAACTCATTAGAACTTAAATAAATTAAGGTGTTattcaaaataacaaaagataaggcatttctgtctctcacacacacactgaaaagaGACAATAGCCCCAGACCCTGACAGTGACTAACAGGAGTCCTCAGTTTTTATCCAGTTTTATCCTACTGGATGACATGTAtgctattgttttttgtttttttttaatcacatatttCTTACCATCCTACTTACCATCAATGACAACAAGACTGGGACTGTGGTATGAATCTGGAGACAGAGGGTTTCCATAACCACATATGTATCGTCCTGTGTCCGACTTGGTCAGCTGTGTGATGGTCGCACACAGTCCAAACAGAGATCCTGCTGTGTATTCAATGCTGTATCTGCCACTCACAGCTTTGTTATTGCTTGTGTCAATGAGGATCTCCCCTTCATTCTTACACTGATTCTTACAAAAGAACTTCCTCTGTCCATACACAGTATTGGAACATCCCAATGTGATTGCTTCTCCCTCAGTTTCTGTGCGAGTAAAACCAGATTTTTTATCCAGATCTGTGAAATAGAAGAACATGAATTAGTCTGAACTTCCTGTAAGCTGTTGTGTCACATTTCCTGTAGCATGTAAGCATCATTAATGATATTCTGATTTGTATATAAAATCAGTGAAAATCTCAAAAACACAGAGCTGACCCCCTGCAGGATCAGTTACTACTCtacaataacattagcatatttAATGAAGCCATTCAACATTTTACATTCACATAATGAAGATTTTGAAGTACAGATGGGTGACCTTTCATCTGCTATATTTTAATTTTCCCATAATATCAAATGTTTACCCACTATCCAATTGTTGCAAACAGAGCAAACTTCTTGCTTCTATTATTCTTGATCAGAGATGTTAACTTGAAGGGGTTTGCTGTTAAAACCAAGACACATCTGATGATGATAATGTCATGCTTGTAGATGCAAGTACTTAGGctaaaacacatgcacagaaacacacacagcctcTACACTTTGGCTGAAGTGACTTTTAGTACAAACTCACCATTTGAAACTCTGACCTCAAAGTCATAGTATGAATCCGGAGCAGAAGCTCTTCCCAAAGCACACCTGTACATTCCTGAGTCAGACTTGATCATGTGTGTGAAGGTCACAGACACAATTCTATTACCTGAAGATCCATCTTTATAATTAATGCTGTATCTCCCACTCTGAGCTGTGCTTCCATCTGTTTTAATGAGGATATCTTCATCTCGCTCACATTTTTCCTTACAGAAGAACTTTGTGCTTCCaggcaaagttatgtagcagttAAGTGAAGCATTTCCTCCTTCAGCTGCAGACCAAATATTGAGCTTTGCCTTGACGAGCACAGCTGCATCTGTcagataataacaataatagcaTGATGAACATCAAATGCGAATATGTGCATTTTATAAAGttcccttaaaaaaaataaataaataaagaacagcATGAACGAAACAATGAGGTATTCAGTCCTCACCtgacaagaaaacaaagaagagaaaatGGAGGATTTTCATTTTGGTTTTGATCCTGAGAGAAAAGTTGTTAAACTTCAGAAGAACAGCGTCTGACACTTCACTCCGTCTGTCAGATTATAAGAAAACTGCTTAGTTAGTTGTTCCCTTTTTTCACTTCCTAATATTTGTTCAGTAACACACAAAACATGCTAATGAGGATAGCGATGTGATGATACAATGTATATGTGtacaaacatcatcatcattaatcTACCTGTATGCAGTATTTTCATTACGAAACATCTTTGATGTTGTGATTGTGAATGAACAAAGTTTCAGATTAAATTTGACTTTGTGACTTTGAAACACTGCTGATGCAGCTTTATGATCAAAGGGATCAAAGCAGACATAAAAACTTTAATACTTCTGGTAATTTAATTTTATCTGAGGGCTTTCCTGAGTTTACTGTATATAATTAAACtccctttttcatttcatttttttttctgtttatttgtaacTATGAAGTTATTCTTACTAAATCCTAATCAGTGACAGGTTACAAATATCAGTGCTATATGACATTTATATTAGGAATATGCAGGGGccataaaaaaaacatcctaaTCCTTGTTTGAGTTGCGGAACTTGTTTTTGTAGCTAAAACTGGAggagtttctgaattttgaatAATGCTTCCTGGTTGAATATGGAGTTGAGGAAGTGCTGCAGAGTTGACTTTGGCACAGCTGTTCTCTGTCTCACAGTCAGAATGACCCAAAGTACAACTTCCCCCCATGACCCTTCATTTCTGAAAAAGCCAGAGAGAGTGAAGAAACAGCAGGTCTCTCTCTGAATGATGGGACACAAGCTGAACTCATATCATGGCAGCTGAAAGTGTCCAAGCAGCCATTTGTATCGACAGGAGTGACATttaaaatcttagaaacattgAAATCAAGTAGCTTTATTAAGTGTGGTTTCAGCTTTACTGTATGCTTGGACAGTGGTTCCCCGCAAGTGATCTGTCAGATAAGCAGGGCATTTTGAGGAaatcagtttatttaaagaacattttataCTACCGCAAGGATACTGCACTTTTATGCACAAAATATCCACTCAACTATTAGACTGCTGTATATGACAAGTTTAGTCTCCATGACATCaaaaaaatacttaaagaaATTGTATATGAATTACATGTTATGTCATACCACATGCGGATGGAACAATCTGCCCCAGCATATTAGAAGGATGTTTACTCAGAGAGAAGTGTGTGGCTCTTAAAAGAGCCTTTGTTGTTGGTGAAGCTGAGCGCTTTGCGTTTACTTGGCCTTGACGGGCTTCTCGGTCTTCTTGGGCAGCAGCACAGCCTGGATGTTGGGCAGCACACCACCCTGAGCGATGGTGACTCCCCCCAGGAGCTTGTTGAGCTCCTCGTCGTTGCGCACAGCCAGCTGCAGGTGACGTGGGATGATGCGAGTCTTCTTGTTGTCGCGGGCTGCGTTGCCAGCCAGCTCCAGGATCTCAGCGGTCAGGTACTCGAGCACAGCTGCCAGATAAACGGGGGCGCCGGCTCCCACACGCTCCGCATAGTTTCCTTTGCGCAGCAGTCTGTGGACACGACCCACGGGGAACTGAAGCCCGGCACGGGATGAGCGAGTCTTAGCCTTAGCTCTGGCTTTGCCTccggtttttctttttttttttttaacactttattTAAAGTATACAAAATTACATATAAAATGTACA
It includes:
- the LOC109198941 gene encoding polymeric immunoglobulin receptor isoform X3 — encoded protein: MKILHFLFFVFLSDAAVLVKAKLNIWSAAEGGNASLNCYITLPGSTKFFCKEKCERDEDILIKTDGSTAQSGRYSINYKDGSSGNRIVSVTFTHMIKSDSGMYRCALGRASAPDSYYDFEVRVSNDLDKKSGFTRTETEGEAITLGCSNTVYGQRKFFCKNQCKNEGEILIDTSNNKAVSGRYSIEYTAGSLFGLCATITQLTKSDTGRYICGYGNPLSPDSYHSPSLVVIDGSNPPTSTPQATTKTTQTPPTTTAQSPSFTPRISTSSSDCPDSFKSQTLLSEQTSFLLLLLFMNLSTGKYNLCTLIYFKMYSHSCHL
- the LOC109194571 gene encoding histone H2A: MSGRGKTGGKARAKAKTRSSRAGLQFPVGRVHRLLRKGNYAERVGAGAPVYLAAVLEYLTAEILELAGNAARDNKKTRIIPRHLQLAVRNDEELNKLLGGVTIAQGGVLPNIQAVLLPKKTEKPVKAK
- the LOC109198941 gene encoding uncharacterized protein LOC109198941 isoform X4, translating into MKILHFLFFVFLSDAAVLVKAKLNIWSAAEGGNASLNCYITLPGSTKFFCKEKCERDEDILIKTDGSTAQSGRYSINYKDGSSDLDKKSGFTRTETEGEAITLGCSNTVYGQRKFFCKNQCKNEGEILIDTSNNKAVSGRYSIEYTAGSLFGLCATITQLTKSDTGRYICGYGNPLSPDSYHSPSLVVIDGSNPPTSTPQATTKTTQTPPTTTAQSPSFTPRISTSSSDCPDSFKSQTLLSEQTSFLLLLLFMNLSTGKYNLCTLIYFKMYSHSCHL